The Paramisgurnus dabryanus chromosome 1, PD_genome_1.1, whole genome shotgun sequence genome includes a window with the following:
- the LOC141281939 gene encoding sialic acid-binding Ig-like lectin 7 yields the protein MRSTQINVPFDGNIPMRVYMTKISGVWGQTWPISLTEKIEALSGSCVTINCTFTIDENKYANDLTDSAAGVWLKDGTDHQTNAVFYSNKPEDLFKGKITGQIKDKNCTTIFNDITSNHKGRFYFRIEESPPKPTVQMFKDQMEVEVQEEVLEGSSMCLRCFAKTLCSSSPPTLTWSSTDRLHLNDSSRLQLDQQKQTEIISDLNFTATHLQHGVTFICTITYQLQQRNTTAQSNITLRVQYAPKNTSVSVFPSNSVLEGSSVTLICSSDGNPAVFIYTWYRENGGQRVELQTGYNLTFNVTDRTHTGHYYCQAKNQHGTQDTSVLLDIQCIDHCRPNPQELQFWRCSDQVV from the exons ATGCGCAGTACACAAATCAATGTTCCTTTTGATGGGAATATCCCGatgcgcgtttacatgaccaaaATTTCGG GTGTTTGGGGTCAAACATGGCCCATCAGTCTGACAGAGAAGATTGAAGCTCTGAGTGGATCTTGTGTGACCATAAACTGCACATTTACTATTGatgaaaacaaatatgccaatgaTCTCACTGACAGTGCTGCAGGAGTGTGGCTTAAAGATGGGACTGACCATCAAACAAATGCAGTGTTTTACTCCAATAAGCCGGAAGACCTATTTAAGGGGAAAATAACTGGACAAATAAAAGACAAGAACTGTACTACCATTTTTAATGACATTACTTCAAATCACAAAGGCAGATTTTACTTCAGGATTGAGG AGTCTCCCCCCAAACCCACAGTGCAGATGTTTAAGGATCAGATGGAGGTTGAGGTTCAGGAGGAGGTGTTAGAGGGGAGCTCTATGTGTCTGCGCTGCTTTGCTAAGACTCTCTGCTCATCTTCTCCACCAACTCTCACATGGAGCTCCACTGACAGACTCCACCTCAATGACAGCAGCAGACTACAGCTGGATCAACAGAAACAAACTGAGATCATCTCTGATCTGAACTTCACTGCTACTCACCTTCAACATGGAGTCACTTTCATCTGCACTATAACCTACCAGCTACAGCAGAGGAACACAACAGCACAGAGCAACATCACATTACGTGTTCAGT ATGCtcctaaaaacacatcagtgtctGTGTTTCCATCTAACTCTGTACTGGAGGGCAGTTCAGTGACTTTGATCTGCAGCAGTGATGGaaatccagcagtgttcatCTACACCTGGTACAGAGAGAATGGAGGACAGCGGGTGGAGCTGCAGACTGGATATAATCTCACCTTTAATGTGACTGATCGTACACACACAGGGCACTACTACTGTCAAGCCAAAAACCAACATGGCACCCAAGACACATCAGTGTTGTTGGACATTCAGT